In a genomic window of Melanotaenia boesemani isolate fMelBoe1 chromosome 1, fMelBoe1.pri, whole genome shotgun sequence:
- the ogfod1 gene encoding prolyl 3-hydroxylase OGFOD1, which yields MASKRAQGEFDNTEKRKRKKKRSEETAELCADVEDEHVKRAMKEAWSSRTHYSHGDLELDCHPFPHCIIRNFLRSETFVENLQRELLELNFHEKSNDMYKFKQSDDLKKRREPHIARLRAALFGRFRPWLGEVLGVELEPTVDISCAKYEYTDVLLCHDDELEGRRVAFILYLVPPWQSCDGGTLDLYTTDNNFQPQSIVKSLVPSWNTLILFEVSPISFHQVSEVLSQDKCRLSLSGWFHGPSLERPPRYIEPPIPKSPHLPRDETMLLEWINPLYLDISYQEKIQVEFEDSSEIQLKDFLKEEKFREVSEALQQAQIQWKKRGPPNKRCYEVACLDTLPLCVSACWELLRSEAFFLLLSNFTGLCLHYLCPTDDEDEEKERQEEGEVAGSSTESSANASVKKEPSTPVCCGEVRRWSHGSYTLLHDGEAARAEYALDLVLPFGCTDWQPEFGGFTCYVANEEDEELLTVYPEDNSLALVYRDKETLKFAKHVNHKCSSAGSPTCQEFYDFSFVYYE from the exons ATGGCCTCCAAACGAGCGCAGGGTGAGTTTGACAAcacagagaagaggaagaggaagaagaagcgCTCCGAGGAGACCGCTGAGCTTTGTGCAGATGTGGAGGACGAACATGTGAAGAGAGCCATGAAGGAGGCATGGAGCAGCAGGACCCACTACAGCCACG GAGATTTAGAGTTGGACTGCCACCCTTTTCCTCACTGTATCATCAGGAACTTCCTCAGAAGTGAAACCTTTGTTGAAAACCTTCAGAGAGAGCTGCTGGAACTCAACTTCCACGAGAAGTCAAATGATATGTACAAATTTAAACAG TCAGACGACTTGAAGAAGAGACGGGAGCCACATATTGCGAGACTGAG GGCAGCTCTGTTTGGGCGTTTTCGTCCGTGGCTCGGGGAAGTGTTGGGTGTTGAGCTTGAGCCCACAGTGGATATTTCTTGTGCTAAATATGAATACACAG ATGTTCTTTTGTGTCATGATGATGAACTGGAGGGAAGGCGTGTTGCTTTCATTTTGTATCTGGTGCCTCCATGGCAGAGCTGTGATGGGGGAACCCTCGACCTTTACACAACAGACA ATAATTTCCAACCACAGAGTATAGTGAAGTCCCTTGTACCCTCTTGGAACACGCTCATACTTTTTGAAGTTTCTCCCATCTCTTTTCACCAG GTGTCTGAAGTTTTGTCACAGGACAAGTGTCGTCTGTCTCTTAGTGGCTGGTTTCATGGACCCTCTCTGGAACGACCTCCTCGTTACATAGAGCCTCCCATCCCGAAGAGTCCACACTTGCCGAGAGAC GAGACAATGCTGCTTGAGTGGATCAATCCCCTGTACTTGGATATTTCTTATCAAGAGAAGATCCAGGTGGAGTTTGAGGACAGCTCTGAAATTCAGCTCAAAGATTTTCTCAAG GAGGAGAAGTTCAGGGAGGTGAGTGAAGCACTGCAACAGGCTCAGATTCAGTGGAAGAAAAGAGGTCCACCCAATAAGAG ATGTTACGAGGTGGCCTGTCTGGACACGCTAcctctgtgtgtgagtgcatgttGGGAGCTGCTTCGTTCAGAGGCGTTCTTTCTGCTCCTGTCCAACTTTACTGGCCTTTGCTTGCATTACCTGTGTCCTACTGATGATGAAGACGAAGAGAAAGAGCGGCAAGAAGAGGGAGAAGTGGCAGGATCTTCAACTGAATCATCAGCAAATGCAAGTGTAAAAAAAG AGCCAAGTACACCTGTGTGTTGTGGAGAAGTGCGTCGATGGTCTCATGGCAGCTACACTTTGCTGCACGATGGAGAGGCAGCACGGGCCGAGTACGCTTTAGACCTTGTGCTGCCTTTTGGCTGCACAG ACTGGCAGCCAGAGTTTGGGGGCTTCACATGTTATGTTGCtaatgaggaggatgaggag CTTCTGACAGTGTATCCAGAGGATAATTCTCTCGCTCTCGTCTACAGAGACAAAGAAACCCTCAAATTTGCCAAACATGTCAACCATAAATGCTCCTCTGCAGGCAGTCCCACCTGCCAAGAgttttatgatttttcttttgtctactatgaataa